In Aliiroseovarius pelagivivens, a single window of DNA contains:
- a CDS encoding FMN-binding glutamate synthase family protein, whose translation MQSMFWAIELLAQVLIFAVGVILVLVAILYIIDRFQTHDAVRRNYPVIGRFRALFSNLGEFFRQYFFAMDREELPFNRAQRHWVEHTAAGHGNTLAFGSTRNLNVVGTPIFVNAAFPPLDNQFAQTAPMIIGPHTRSPFEAKSIFNLSGMSYGALSRPAVEALSIGTAKAGVWMNTGEGGLSPYHLKGGGDVVFQIGTAKYGVRDHDGNLSDDKLRAAAAHPEVKMFELKLAQGAKPGKGGILPAEKVSAEIAEIRGIREGEASISPNRHPEVDDWDDLLDMLTHIREVTGKPVGFKTVVGATQPFEELFDRIAARGVDAAPDFITIDGGEGGTGAAPMPLMDLVGMPIREALPQIVDLRDAHGLHERIRIIASGKLVNPGDVAWAICAGADFVVSARGFMFSLGCIQALKCNKNTCPTGITTHDPRFQKGLVPEDKCVKVARYAKGIVKEVETIAHSVGVAEPRQMRRRHVRLMQDSGRSVPMNEIYPSVQLPAE comes from the coding sequence GCAATCGAGCTTTTGGCTCAGGTGTTGATCTTTGCGGTGGGGGTCATCCTCGTGCTGGTCGCGATACTTTATATAATAGATCGCTTTCAGACCCACGATGCGGTGCGCCGGAACTATCCGGTGATCGGGCGCTTCCGTGCGCTGTTCTCGAACCTAGGCGAGTTCTTCCGCCAGTACTTCTTTGCCATGGACCGGGAAGAGCTGCCCTTTAACCGGGCACAGCGTCATTGGGTCGAACATACCGCGGCAGGGCACGGCAACACCTTGGCGTTTGGGTCGACGCGAAACCTGAACGTGGTTGGCACTCCAATCTTTGTGAATGCGGCGTTTCCCCCGCTGGATAATCAGTTTGCCCAGACGGCCCCGATGATCATCGGCCCGCATACGCGGTCTCCGTTTGAGGCGAAGTCGATCTTCAACCTGTCCGGCATGAGCTATGGCGCATTGTCCCGTCCGGCGGTCGAGGCGCTGTCGATTGGCACGGCCAAGGCAGGTGTCTGGATGAACACTGGGGAAGGGGGCTTGTCGCCCTATCACCTGAAAGGCGGCGGCGATGTCGTGTTCCAGATCGGAACCGCCAAATATGGCGTGCGCGATCATGACGGCAACCTGTCCGACGACAAACTGCGCGCCGCTGCCGCCCATCCCGAAGTAAAGATGTTCGAGCTGAAGCTGGCGCAGGGGGCGAAGCCCGGTAAGGGGGGCATTCTGCCCGCCGAAAAGGTGTCCGCCGAAATCGCCGAGATCAGAGGCATCCGCGAAGGCGAGGCCTCGATCTCCCCAAACCGCCACCCCGAGGTCGACGATTGGGACGACCTGTTGGATATGCTCACACATATAAGAGAGGTGACCGGCAAACCTGTGGGGTTCAAAACAGTTGTCGGCGCGACCCAGCCGTTTGAAGAGCTGTTTGACCGGATCGCGGCCCGCGGGGTCGATGCTGCCCCCGATTTCATCACCATTGATGGCGGCGAGGGCGGCACGGGCGCTGCCCCCATGCCCTTGATGGATCTGGTTGGCATGCCCATCCGCGAGGCTCTGCCGCAAATCGTGGACCTGCGCGATGCGCACGGCCTGCATGAGCGGATCCGGATCATTGCCTCGGGCAAGCTGGTGAATCCCGGGGACGTGGCTTGGGCGATTTGTGCGGGGGCGGACTTTGTGGTGTCAGCGCGCGGCTTCATGTTCTCGCTGGGCTGCATTCAGGCGCTGAAGTGCAACAAGAACACCTGCCCGACCGGCATCACCACGCATGACCCCCGTTTTCAGAAGGGTCTGGTGCCGGAAGACAAATGCGTGAAGGTCGCGCGCTATGCTAAGGGCATCGTGAAAGAGGTCGAAACCATCGCGCATTCCGTCGGGGTG